Sequence from the Streptomyces mobaraensis NBRC 13819 = DSM 40847 genome:
TCGCAGGGTCACCGGCCGGGCCGGGGTGTCCGGCCCGCCCGGGCGGGGGGTGGCCGCGAGGTCGTCGCGCACGGCGACGTCCAGCGCCTCCCCTTTCTCCCCCAGGACGCGCAGGCGCGGTCGGCCTTCGACGGTGCGGGGCGCGGTACCGCAGTTCTCCAGCCGCACGCCCATACTGCGCAGGCCCATGGCGGCGTCGACGGGCCCGGCCGTGACCCGCAGGCCCTCGCGCGGGCAAGCGGCGGGGGTGCTCCGCGAGGGCCCGGCGGAGGGGGTGCGCGGGCCCGGCCGGCCCCCGGGCTCGTCCCGGACGGCGGGCAGGGGAGCCGGCCGCGCGCACGCGAGCGGCGCGGCCGTGCAGACGATCAGCAGCGCGGCCAGGGGGAGGGTGCGCGGTGTCCGGTTCATCCGCTGATCGTCTCACGGGGGTACGCGCGGCCGGTGTTCAGCGGGGATCCGGCCGCTCCCGCGTCGCCCGGGGCTTCCGTGGCCGCCGAGCGGGCACCACTCGCCCCGTGTACCCCTCCGCGAGATGGGTCGAGGCGGCCGTCGAGCACACCAGGCTCGCCAGTTCGCCGAGTTGGCGGCGCTCGTCGAAGGCGGTGGCGCCGGGGAGGCGGTGCAGCAGGTTCGTCATCCAGTAGGAGAAGTGCTGGGCCCGCCAGGTGCGGCGGAGGGCGCGCGGGCCGTAGGTGTCGAGGTGCCGGAAGTCGCGGGCGGTGACGGCGCGTTCCACCGCCTCGGCGAGGAGACGGGCATCGGTGAGGGCGAGGTTGAGGCCCTTGGCGCCGGTGGGCGGGACGGTGTGCGCGGCGTCGCCGGCGAGCAGCATGCGGCCGTAGCGCGGGGGTTCGCAGACGAAGCTGCGGAAGCGCAGGACCGAGCGGTCGAGGACCGGGCCCTCGGCGAGGGCGAATCCGTCGGCGCCGCGCACCCGCGCCTGGAGTTCCGCCCAGATCCTGTCGTCGGGCCAGTCGGCGGGGTCCTCGTCCGGGTCGCACTGGAAGTACAGGCGCTGGACGGACTCCGTACGTCGGCTGACGAGCGCGAACCCGCGCGGGGAGTGGGTGTAGACGAGTTCGCCGGCGCTGGGCGGTGCGTGGACGAGGACGCCGAACCAGGCGAAGGGGTACGCGCGGAGGAAGTGGGTGCGCGCCGCCTCGGGAACGGCGGCCCGGCACACTCCCCGCGAGCCGTCCGCGCCGACGAGGACGGCGCAGCGCACCTCGCGGGCCACGCCCTCGGCGTCGGTGAACAGGATGCCGGGGCGGTCCGTGGCCAGGTCGGTGACGCGGGTGCCGGTCACGCCGTAGCGGACGTCTCCGCCGTCGCGTTCACGGGCGTCGGCGAGGTCGGTGAACACGTCGGTCTGCGGGTAGAGCCAGACGTTCTCGCCGACAAGGGCCTGGAAGTCGACGCGGTGGTTCTCGCCGCCGAAGCGCAGGGTGATGCCGGCGTGCGGCCGGCCCTCGCGGCGGACCCGGTCGGAGACACCGCTGTCGGCCAGCAGGCGGGCGCTGTCCGCCTCCAGGATGCCCGCCCGCTGGGTGCCGCCGATCTCGGCCCGGGTGCGGTGGTCGACGACCACCGAGTCGATGCCCGCGCGGGCCAGTAGGTGGGACGCCATGAGGCCGGCCGGACCGGCACCGACGATGCCGACGGTGGTCCGGGTGAGGGCTGGCGACATGGGGGCGTCCTCCTGGTTTCCGACTGGTTCCGACTGGTTTCCGACTGGTTTCCGAGCCTCCGGTGTTCCCGGCCTCCCACTCGTTCCCTCTTCGCCGAGCCGCTCGGTTCATCGGCATAACGCATAACCCGATCGCGTACGTCATTCCCTCAACCCCCCTTTCAGATAAGCAGAACCGGACCCCTCCGGGAAAGGCGGAGCGACCGGAGCGAATCCGCGCCGCCGTTGCCCCGGGGGCGTGCGACCGCACAAGTTTGCGCGATCGGGCGCCGCTTGACCGTCGCATTCCCGGCCTCATAGCCTGCTTGGCACTGCTTGGCACCTGATTGTCCGAAGATGCATTCTTCGGCCGGGCACACCGGGTTTTCCCATCCTTTCATCCGGTTCTTTCATATGTATTTCATGAAGCGGTGGTGACATGATCGAACGGCTCGGGGAATTCTCCTCGGCACCACCGCAGACGAGGATGCTCGTATGCGCGGACGGCTCCACGACCGTGCTGCTCGACGCCCTCGTCGGTGAGCGGCTGCGCGTACGCGTCGACCACCAGCGGCAGGTGCGCGCCGCCCGCGTCCGGCACATCGGGTGCCATGTGCTGGGCGCCGCGCCCGACGCCCTGGTGGTCGACCGGCGGTCGCGGATCCTCACCCCGGCCCTGGACGTCATCAGCGTGAACCGGGTGGTGATCGCCGCCCGGCGGTGCGGCCAACTGGTGCCACCCGCCGACGAGTTACTGGGCCCCTACCTCAAGGCCATGGGCCTCTCGCTCAGCCGGGAGCCGATCGCCGTCTCGCGCGGCGTCTGGCCGCTGGGCGGGGCCGCGCCCGCGTGTGTCAGCAAGGAGTACGTCATCGACTGCGGCGGCGCCGGCCGGGTGTACGTCCACGAGCGGTTCAACCCCCGGTACGTGCCCCTGGAGTACCTGCCCCCGGAGAAGGAGGGTGCACCGACATGACGGATCCGGTGGCCGGACGCGCCGCGCCGCACGGCCGGACAACCCCCGGGGAAGCGCCGTGAAACGAGCGCTGATCACCGGCATCACCGGCCAGGACGGCTCGTACCTCGCCGACCTGCTGCTGGACAAGGGCTATGAGGTCCACGGCATCGTCCGCCGCAGCTCGACCTTCAACACCCGCCGCCTGGACCACATTTACCGCGACCCGCACGACGCCGGGCGGCGGCTGATCCTGCACTACGGCGACGTGCGCGACGCCAGCCGCCTGGTGACGCTGCTCGGCCGGATCCGGCCCGACGAGGTCTACCACCTGGCCGCTCAGTCGCACGTCCGGGTCAGCTTCGACGAGCCGGAGAACACCGGCGACATCACCGGGATGGGCACCACCCGGCTGCTGGAGGCCGTCCTCATGACCTCCCGGGACCGGGACATCCGGTACTACCAGGCATCGTCGTCGGAGATCTTCGGCGCCGCACCGCCCCCGCAGGACGAGCGGACCGCCTTCCGGCCGCGCAGCCCGTACGCCGCCGCCAAGCTCTACGGCTACTGGATGACCCGCAACTACCGCGAGGCGTACGGCCTGTTCGCCGTCAACGGCATCCTCTTCAACCACGAGTCGCCGCGCCGGGGCGAGACCTTCGTGACCCGCAAGATCGCCCGGGCGGCGGCCCGCATCAAGGCCGGCCTGGAGAAGCACCTCTACCTCGGCAACCTTGACGCCGTCCGCGACTGGGGGTACGCCCCCGAGTACGTCGAGGGCATGTGGCGGATGCTCCAGCTCGACCGACCGGACGACTACGTGCTGGCCACCGGGGTCGGTACCACCGTACGGGACTTCGCCGGGCACTGCTTCTCCCACGTCGGCCTCGACTGGCGCCGCCACGTGCGCCACGACGACGCGTACCTGCGCCCGACGGAGGTCGACGCCCTCGTCGGCGACGCGGGCAAGGCGCGCCGGGCCTTCGGCTGGACCGCGCGGACACCGGTGCGCCGGCTCGCCCAGATCATGGTGGACGCCGAGCTGGCCCGGCTGGCCGCGGACGGCCGCGAGCCCGGCCCGCCGATACCCGTGACCGAGCCTCCGGACCACCACGAACGGTCACGACCACCCGCACGCGCACAGGACTTGGAGCACCCGCGCCCATGACCGTCACCGACCGGACCGCCTGGCGGGCCGCCCTCGACCGGCGCGCGCGTACGACCGGGCCCGGCGGGCTCGCGCAGCGCCTGCGCCACCCGGTCCGCACGTCGTACCCGAGCACCCGCGCGCTGCGCCGCCGGCGGCACCGCGGCGCGGGACGGCCCTCGACCGTCCGCACCTTCTGGGGCCAGGAGATGACGATCGCGCTCCCCGAGGAGGTCTCCGTCGCCCTCCGCCGCCGCGGCTTCGTCGACTACGACCTCACCGCCTTCCTCCTGTCCCACCTGCGCCCCGGCGCGACGGTGCTCGACGTCGGCGCGCACATCGGCTACTACACCGTGCTGGCCGCCGCCCTGGCCGGCCCCGGCGGGACGGTCCGGGCGTTCGAGCCGACGCCGTCGACGCTCACCGTCCTGCGGCGGAACGCCGGCCGCTTCCCGGGGGCCCGGGTGGTGCCGGCGGCCGTCTGGTCGCACCGCGACGAGCTGGTCCTGTACGACCACGGCCTCGGCTACAGCGCCTACAACTCGGCGTTCGAGGCCCGGCTGCCGGAGGCCGTCCGGGCCCGGATCCCGTCCGTCCCGTTCACGGCCGAGACGGTCGCCCTGGACGACTACGTCCGCGCCGAGGGCCTCGCCCCGGACTTTGTGAAGATCGACGCGGAGAGCGCGGAGGCGCACGTCCTGGCCGGGATGCGCGACCTGCTGGCCGGGGGACGGCCGGTCGTCTCGCTGGAGGTGGGCGACCTGGAGGTGGCGGGCGCCCCGCCCAGCCGCACGCTCGTCGACACTCTGACGGCCGCCGGCTACGAGCCGTGGGAGCTGCGCGACGGCACCCCGGTGCCGCACCGGCCGCGGGACCACTACGCGTACGAGAACCTGCTGTTCGCCCCCGCAGGCCGATGGCACACCCCTCAGGACCCGCAGGAGGCCGGACCGCCATGCACGATCTGATCATCCGCGGCGGCACGCTGTACGACGGGTCCGGCATCCCCGCCCGCCGCGCCGACGTCGCCGTCGACCACGGCGTGATCACCCGGGTCGGACGGGTGCCGGACCGGGGCCGGACGGAGCTCGACGCCGACGGCCGGATCGTCACCCCCGGCTTCGTCGACATCCACACCCATTTCGACGGGCAGGTGAGCTGGGATCCGCTGCTCACGCCCAGTTGCTGGCACGGCGTCACCTCGGTGGTGATGGGCAACTGCGGGGTCGGCTTCGCGCCCGCCCGCCCGGACCGGCACGACTGGCTCGTCGGGCTGATGGAGGGCGTCGAGGACATCCCGGGCGCCTCGCTGTCCGAGGGCATCACCTGGGAGTGGGAAACGTTCCCCGAGTACCTCGACGCGGTGGAGCGCGTCCCGCGCGTCCTGGACGTCGCCGCGCAGGTGCCGCACGGCGCGCTGCGGGCCTATGTGATGGGCGACCGGGGTGCGGCGAACGAGCCGCCGACCGAGGACGACCTGCGGCGGATGTGCGCGCTCGCCCGCGAGGGCATCGACGCGGGCGCCCTCGGCTTCTCCACCTCCCGCACCCTCACCCACCTCGCCATCACCGGCGACCCGGTGCCCGGCACCTTCGCCGCCGAGGAGGAGCTGTTCGCCCTGGGCGGGGTGCTCGGCGCGGCGGGCACCGGCGTCTTCCAGCTCGTACCGCTGGGCGCGGGCGGCGAGCGGGTCGACGACCCGCTCGGCGAGATCACCTGGATGCGCCGGCTGTCGGCGGCGGTCGGCCGGCCGGTGACGTTCGGCCTCTTCCAGAACGACAACGACCCCGACGGCTGGCGGGAGTTGCTCCAGATCGCCGAGGACGCGGTGCGGGACGGCGCGGACCTGCACCCGCAGGTGGCCGGGCGCCCGTTCGGCGTCGTCATCAGCCTGGACTCCACCCACCCGTTCCACAAGCGCCCGTCCTACAAGCGGATCGCGCACCTGCCCGCGCCGGAGCGCCGGGCGGCGATGCGCGACCCGGCGCTGCGGGAGCGGATCCTCGGCGAGCTCCCGGAGAACGCCGATCCGCGCTCGGCGCTGTTCCCCCGGGGCTACGCGCGGCACTTCCCGATGGACGCCACCGGGCCGGACTACGAGCCCGCCGCCGACCGGTCGTTCGACGCGCTCGCCCGGCGCACCGGACACGACCCCGAGGCGCTGATCTACGACTTCCTCGCCTCCGGGGAGACCAGCGGCATGATCTTCCGGCCGCTGCTGGGCTACACCGAGTACACGCTGGAACCGATTCGCGAGATGCTGCTCCACCCGCAGGCCGTCCTGGGCCTGAGCGACGCCGGGGCGCACTGCCGGCTGATCTGCGACGCCAGCACCCCGACGTCGATGCTGACGCACTGGGCCCGCGACCGCGGCAGGGGCGAACGGCTGCCGCTGGAGTTCGTCGTCCGGAAGCAGACCTGGGAGCCCGCGCGGCTGTACGGGCTGCGGGACCGCGGGCTGCTGCGGCCCGGCTACCGGGCGGACCTCAACGTCATCGACTTCGACCGGCTCGCGCTGCGCTCGCCGGAGTTCGTCCACGATCTCCCGGCGGGCGGCGGGCGCCTGATCCAGAAGGCGGACGGGTACGCGGCGACGATCGTCGCGGGCGAGATCACGTTCCGCGACGGGGAGCCGACCGGCACGCTGCCGGGGCGGCTCGTCCGCGGCACTCGGCGCGGACCGGGGGGCCGGTGAGGGGCCCCGCGTGGGGGGCCGCCGCCGGTGAGCGCGGGGGGCCGCCCGTGAGCACGGGGCCGGGCCGGCGGACGCGGTCGGCGGACGGGCTGAACGGACGCGGTCAACGGACGCGGCAGGCACAAGGAACGGACCAGGCGACACGACGAGCGGGCCGGACGGACAGCGGACGTCCGGCCGCGGAGGGGACCACGCCGTGACCTACCCGACCGACGCGACGGGCCGAACGGGCCCGACAGACCGAACGGACGCGACCAGCCGAACGAGCCCCACAGACCGAACGGACGCGACCGACCGAACGAGCCCCACAGCCCGAATCGACCGAACCGCCCCCGCCGGGCCGCTCCCGCTCGGGAACTCGGCGAAGCTGCTGGCCCGCGGCCGGCTCGTGGACGCGACGCTGTCGGAGAAGGACTACGTCATCGAACGCGACCGGCTGGTCGACGGGGCCTACCCCGTCTACGGCGAACGGGCCCGGGGCGCCCGCGTCTGGGACGCCGACGGCAACGAGTACCTGGACTACATCCTCGCCTACGGCACGATCATCCTCGGCCACGCCGACCCGGCGGTGACCGAGGCCGCCCTCCGGGAGATCGAGGAGGGCTTCTCGATCACCCTCCGCAAACGGACGCAGATCGAGCTGGCCGAGCGGCTCGTCCAGGTGATCCCGGGCGCGGAGCGGGTGTTCCTGCTCAAGACCGGCTCCGACGCGACCAGCGCGGCCGTGCGCCTGTCCCGCGCCTTCACCGGCCGGGACCGGGTCGTGCGCTGGGGCTACAACGGGTGGCACGACTGGGCGGCGCAGCGGCCGGGCGGCATCCCGGACACCGTACGGACCCAGGTGGACACCTTTCGGTACAACGACCTGGACAGCCTGCGGGAGGTCTTCCGACGCCACCCCGGCGAGGTGGCCTGCCTGCTGCTGATGCCGTTCGAACTCGACGCGCCGGAACCGGGTTTCCTCCAGGGGGCCGTCGACCTCGCGCACGAGCACGGCGCGCTGGCGGTCTTCGACGAGATGCGGTCCGGGTTCCGGGTGGCCCTCGGCGGGGCGCAGGAGCTGTTCGGCGTCCGGGCGGACCTGGCGACGTTCAGCAAGGCGATGGCGAACGGCTGGGCGGTGTCGGCGCTGACCGGCCGGGCCGACGTGATGGCGATGGTGGGCCGGACCCACATCTCGTCCACGTTCTACTCCAACACGGTGGCGATGGCCGCCGCGCTGGCGACGATGGACCGGCTGGCGGACGGGACGCTCCTGGAGCGGGTCCGCGCGCTCGGGGCGCGGCTGCAGGAGGGGCTGACCGGGCTGGCGCGGGCGCACGGGGTGCCGGCCCGGGTGCGCGGGGTGCCGCAGATGCCGTTCCTGACCTTCGACCATCCGGAACCCGGCAGGTCCCGGGTGCTTCAGGACGCGTTCTTCACGGAGACGACGCGCCGGGGCGTGCTGCTGCACCCCACCCACCACTGGTTCGTCTGCGCCGCCACCACGGACGCGGACCTCGACCACACCCTGGCCGCCTGCGACGCGGCGTTCCGGGTCGCGGCGGAGGCGGCGTGACGGGGGACGACGGGCACCGGGCGATGCTGGCGCGGGTACGGGCCGGGCTCGCGCGCCGGCTGGACGAGGAGCCGGACCTGCCGTGGCTGGGCGACACCGAGCCGCTGGCGGCGGCGGGCGTCGACTCGGTGCTGCTCATCTCGGTGATCGGGGAACTGGAACAGGAGTTGGACGTGTCCCTGCCCGACGACACCGTCCTGGAGTCGGCGAGCCTCAGCTCGCTGGCCCGGGCGCTGAGCCGGGGCGGTCGGCGGTGAGCGGCGCGGGCCGGCGGCCGGTCGCCGTCACCGGGCTGGGCTCGTGCGGGCCGGGCGGGGTCGGGGTGCCGGCGCTGTGGGAGGCGCTGGGCGGCGGGCGGGCGCACCGGCCGCCCGTCACGGAGTTCGACGTGACCGGCGCGACGCTGGGCGCGGCGGGACGGGTGCCGTCGCCCGTCGAGGGGGACGGGGAGTGGCGGGCCCTCGATCTCGCCGGGGCCGCCGTACGGGAGGCGGTCGACGGGCTGGACGCGGACGGGCTGGGGCGGGTGGCGCTCGTCCTCGGCACCACGGATCCGGGCGCGGTCCCGCCCCTGCCCGGCCGCTTCCCCGGCGACCTGGCGGCGGCCTGCGCGGAGCGCACCGGGCTGGGCGGCGAGGCCGTGACCGTCGCCAACGCCTCGGCGTCGGGCGCCGCGGCCGTCGCCGTGGCCCGGGACCTGGTGGCCGCCGGGGACGCCCCGGCCGCGGTGGCGGGCGGCGCGGACGCCGTCACGGACCTGGCCCTGCTGGGCCTCAACTCGCTGCGGACGCTGGGCCCGGAGGGCTGCCGGCCGTTCAGCTCCCGGCGGCGCGGCATCGGCCTCTCCGAGGGCGCGGCCGTGCTCCGGCTGCAGCCCTTGGACACGGCGGCGCCCGGGACGGTCCTGGCGGTGCTCGCCGGCTGCGGTCTGACCAACGCCACCGGCCACCTCGCCGCCCCCGACCCGGCCGGTATCGAACTGGCCGTCCGTCTGGCACTGACGGACGCTCAACTGACGTCGGACGAGGTGGACTTCGTCAACGCGCACGGGCCGGGCACCCGGCGTGGCGACACGGCGGAAGTGACGGCGCTGCGCGCGGTGTTCGGCGACCGGCTGCCCTCGGTCCCGGTCAACAGCGTCAAGGGGGTGCTCTGGCACCTGCAGGGCGGCGCGGGCGCCGTCGAGGCCGTGACGTGCGTGCTGTCGCTGGTCCACCGCGCGGTCACCCCGACGTGGGGAGCGGCGCCCGTCGACCCGGCGTTCGACGACCTCGACCTGGTGCTGGAGGACCGCCCCCGGCCCGTACCGGGCCTGCGGACCGCGCTGAGCGTGTCCTGCGGCCTGGGCGGGATGAACACCGCCCTCGTCTTCCGGAGGCCGTGATGGGATTCCCGGACGTCGTCGTCACCGCCGCGGTCGCGGACGGGATCGACACCGCCGAGCTGTGGCGCGCGCACGCGGCGGGCGCCGAGGGCCGCCGCGACGTCAACAAGTGGACCGGCGAGCTCGCGGAGCGCATCGCCGCGTCGGCGGGCCGGGCGCCGGCCCGCGCGGGCGGACTCCCGCCCGCCACCGGCTGCCTCGTCGGCTCCCTGTACGGCTCGGGGCACGTCGCGGAGGCCATCCGGTCCCGCCTGGACGCGGGGGCGCGGTCCGCGCTGGCCCCCGAGTCGTTCGTCCACTTCAACGCGCACGGCGTGACCTCGCTGATCTGCCTCCGCCACGGCCTGCGCGGCCCCTCCGCCACCCTCGTCGGTCCGGGCGGGGGCCTCCAGGCCCTCGCGGCGGCCCACCGGCACCTCCGCCTCGGAGCCGACGCCCCGATGCTGTGCGGCGCCTACGACCTGCTCAGCCCGGCGGCCGCGGCGGCTCTTGGCGGCGCGCCGGTGGCGGGCGCGGCGGCCTTCCTCGTCCTGGAGACGGCGACGGGGGCGCGGGCACGAGGGGCGCGGGTCCTGGGGCGGCTGGGGCCGGTGGGGGTGTTCCGGCGGGAGGACGTGGGGGCGGGGCCCTGGACGACGGAAGAAGGCGCCGTGGCGGACGGTGGCGCGGCGGGCGGCCCGACGGCGGGCGGCGCCCTGCCCGAGGACGTGCGGGCGACCGCCCCGCTGGCCGCGCTGGTCGCCGCGCTCACGGGCGATGGTCCGGCCGTGGTGGGACCGCCCCAAACCGTGACCGCCATGGGCCGGCGGCACGCGTACCGCTGCACCGTGTACCGGGAGGGATGACCGTGGACGACGCACCCGACACCCCGCTGGACGTCCTCGCCGGGCACCGCCGTGCCGGCCGCGGCGACCGGCCGGCCCTGGCGGACCGGCGGCGGTCGGTGACCTACGCCGAGCTGGAACGGGAAGTCACCGAAAGGGCGAGGGCGTTGAGCGGCACGGGTGTCGGCCCTGGCGTGCCCACCGCCGTCGTCCTCACCTGCCTGCTGGAGTCCGTGGCCGACTTCGCCGCCGCGCTGTCCCTGGGCGCCGCCGTCCTGGTGCTGCAAGAGCGCGTCGGCGGCGCCGAACGGGCCGCCACGCTGGACGACTTCGGCGCCGAACTCCTCGTCGCCGACGGCCGGGTGGCACGACCGCGGCCGGGCGGGCGGAACGCGGGGGCACCGGCGTTCGCCGTCGCCAGCTCGGGGACCGGCGGCCGGCCCAAGGTGATCTCCCGGGAGTGGCCGGGCACGTTCCGCAACTCGGCCGCGTTCGCCCGCCGGTTGGAGCTCGACGCCGACGATGTCGTGCTCACCACCAGCCCGCTCGGGCACAGTTACGCGATCGAGGCGGGCACCCTCGCCGTCCTCGCGTCCGGCGCCTGCCAGGTGGTGCCGTCCGGCCCGCTGACCCCGGCCCGGGCCGCCGCCCTGGCCGAGCGGCACCGGCCGACCGTCCTGCAGACCGTCCCGCTCGTCCTCGACTGGTGGGGGCGCGGCGGCGTGCCACGCGCGGGCCGGTGGAAGCGGTGCGTCAGCGCGGGCGAGGCCCTGCCGCCCGCCGCGGCCGGGCCGTGGCACGCCGCCGGGATCCCCGTCCTCGACCACTACGGCAACTCCGAGCTGGGCCAGCTCACCCTGGGCCCGGCCGGCGGCGAGGGCGTCGGCCGACCGCTGCCCGGCGTCGGACTGCGGGCCGGTACCACCGGTCCGGGGCCGGTGACCGCGCGCTTCCCCGGCCTCTCCCCCGTCCGGATGCGGCAGGGCCGGCCCGTACCGCTCGCCGACGCGGACGGCTGGGTCGCCACCGGCGACCTCGGCGTCCTCGGACCCGGCGGCGGGCTCCGGCTGACCGGCCGCGCCGACGCGCTCATCAACGTCGGGGGCAACAAGGTCTCGCCCACCGAGGTGGAGGCCGTCCTGCGCGGCCTGCCCGGGGTGGGCGACTGCGCCGTCGTGGGACGGCCGGGGCCGGCGGGCGGGACGCAGGTGTGGGCGTTCGTCGAGGCCGACGCCCGCGACTTCGACGCGGCGGCCCTGCGCCGCCGGGCCGGCGAGCTGCTGACGCCCGTGAAGGTGCCCACGGTGATCCGCCGGGTCGACGCACTGCCGAGAACGCCCAGCGGGAAGATCCGGCGCGGCCCGCTCATGACGGACGGCGGCGGCTGATCCGCCCACCGTACGACCACTCGCACGCCCACCGACGAAAGGGAATCCGACATGACCGGACCGACCGACGGAAACGGCGCCACTCCCCGGCTGCCCGACCGCGAGGACGCGATGAGGCTCGTCACGACCGTCCTCGCGGAACGCCCCCACCTCCCCGACCGGCTCGACGAGAGCGCCACCCTGGACGAGATCGGGATGGACTCCCTCGATCTGATCGTGGTGTTCTCCCGCTTCGAGGACGCGTGGGGCGTGCCCTACAGCGAGGAGGAGACCGACTGGACGGTCTTCGACAACCTCGGTCACCTGGCCGACACCCTGGTCGCCCGCGCCCGGGCCGCCGTGCGGGAGCCGCGGTGACGGGGACGGCCGCCGTCCCGCGGTTCGACCCCGGCGCGGCGCTGGGCTGGGGGGACCGCGCGCTGGACGGGCTCAACTGCGTGCTCCGCTGCGTCGAGGCGGTGCTGCGGTTCCGGGGCCTTCCTCCGCCGGCGGTCGCGCGGGCGCTCAACGGCCCGCTGGACCCGGTGGGCCGGGACCTCGCCCGGGACTTCGACGGCTGCCGGGTGACGTACCGGACGGCGTTCGACGACGGCGCCCGCAACGTGCCGTTCGTGCTGGAGCGGCTGGCCGCCGGGGAGCCGGTGATGGTGCTGCCGGACCGGTACCACCTGCCCGGCGACGTGTACGAGGGCCGCTTCCACTTCCACGACCACGCCGTGCTGGCGGTCGGCTGGTCCCCGGCCGACGGCGTCGTCACCGTGCTGGACACCGATGCCGACCCGGCCGACGGCTTCCGGCGGCGGTGGACGCTGACGCCCGCGCTGCGGGCGCTGTTCACCTGGGTGGGCACGGTGGCGGCGACCGGCCCGCCGGACGAGCGGGACCCGGCGGAGTACCTGGCCGGGCGGCTGGACCGGGACACCGCGCTGCTGTCCGCCGGCGCGCGGGCGCTGCGCGGCCTCTTCGACGAGCTCGACGGGCTCGCCGCGCGCGGCCTGGGCCCGGTGCCGGCCCGGGCGCTGCACGTGCTCGTCCTGGGCGACCTCCAGCCCCAGCTGTTCCTCTACGCGCACGCGCTGGGCCCGCCGGACGGCCTCTCCCCCGCCGTGGCCGCGGTGCGGACCGCCGCGCTGGACGCCCGGCTGCGGGCGAAGCGGCTCGGCACCGCCCTGATCGCGGCGCACGAGCAGCCGGACCCGCCCGCGGTGTACCCGCGCGTGCTGGCGCTGGGCCGTCCGCTGCTGGCCGCGCTGGACCGGCTGCGGGAGGCGATGGTCGCGGCGGGCGGCCGGGAGGGTCCCCGGGATCCGGGTGCGGCGGACCGGCTGCGGGCCCGGTTCGCGCGCATCGAGGAGACGTGCTTCCCCGTCGGGGAGGCGCGGTGAGCGGCCGGGCCGCGCTGGTGACCGGCGGTTCCGGGCCGCTGGGCCGGGCCGTCGCGCACGCGCTGGCC
This genomic interval carries:
- a CDS encoding DUF4232 domain-containing protein, with the translated sequence MNRTPRTLPLAALLIVCTAAPLACARPAPLPAVRDEPGGRPGPRTPSAGPSRSTPAACPREGLRVTAGPVDAAMGLRSMGVRLENCGTAPRTVEGRPRLRVLGEKGEALDVAVRDDLAATPRPGGPDTPARPVTLRPGAAATAVVLWRNTYDDTRRPPLLGRHLEVTPAPGVRAQTVEPEGGLDLGSTGKVAVGPWKPVG
- a CDS encoding aspartate aminotransferase family protein; the encoded protein is MDATLSEKDYVIERDRLVDGAYPVYGERARGARVWDADGNEYLDYILAYGTIILGHADPAVTEAALREIEEGFSITLRKRTQIELAERLVQVIPGAERVFLLKTGSDATSAAVRLSRAFTGRDRVVRWGYNGWHDWAAQRPGGIPDTVRTQVDTFRYNDLDSLREVFRRHPGEVACLLLMPFELDAPEPGFLQGAVDLAHEHGALAVFDEMRSGFRVALGGAQELFGVRADLATFSKAMANGWAVSALTGRADVMAMVGRTHISSTFYSNTVAMAAALATMDRLADGTLLERVRALGARLQEGLTGLARAHGVPARVRGVPQMPFLTFDHPEPGRSRVLQDAFFTETTRRGVLLHPTHHWFVCAATTDADLDHTLAACDAAFRVAAEAA
- a CDS encoding 4-hydroxybenzoate 3-monooxygenase gives rise to the protein MSPALTRTTVGIVGAGPAGLMASHLLARAGIDSVVVDHRTRAEIGGTQRAGILEADSARLLADSGVSDRVRREGRPHAGITLRFGGENHRVDFQALVGENVWLYPQTDVFTDLADARERDGGDVRYGVTGTRVTDLATDRPGILFTDAEGVAREVRCAVLVGADGSRGVCRAAVPEAARTHFLRAYPFAWFGVLVHAPPSAGELVYTHSPRGFALVSRRTESVQRLYFQCDPDEDPADWPDDRIWAELQARVRGADGFALAEGPVLDRSVLRFRSFVCEPPRYGRMLLAGDAAHTVPPTGAKGLNLALTDARLLAEAVERAVTARDFRHLDTYGPRALRRTWRAQHFSYWMTNLLHRLPGATAFDERRQLGELASLVCSTAASTHLAEGYTGRVVPARRPRKPRATRERPDPR
- the gmd gene encoding GDP-mannose 4,6-dehydratase, with product MKRALITGITGQDGSYLADLLLDKGYEVHGIVRRSSTFNTRRLDHIYRDPHDAGRRLILHYGDVRDASRLVTLLGRIRPDEVYHLAAQSHVRVSFDEPENTGDITGMGTTRLLEAVLMTSRDRDIRYYQASSSEIFGAAPPPQDERTAFRPRSPYAAAKLYGYWMTRNYREAYGLFAVNGILFNHESPRRGETFVTRKIARAAARIKAGLEKHLYLGNLDAVRDWGYAPEYVEGMWRMLQLDRPDDYVLATGVGTTVRDFAGHCFSHVGLDWRRHVRHDDAYLRPTEVDALVGDAGKARRAFGWTARTPVRRLAQIMVDAELARLAADGREPGPPIPVTEPPDHHERSRPPARAQDLEHPRP
- a CDS encoding N-acyl-D-amino-acid deacylase family protein, which gives rise to MHDLIIRGGTLYDGSGIPARRADVAVDHGVITRVGRVPDRGRTELDADGRIVTPGFVDIHTHFDGQVSWDPLLTPSCWHGVTSVVMGNCGVGFAPARPDRHDWLVGLMEGVEDIPGASLSEGITWEWETFPEYLDAVERVPRVLDVAAQVPHGALRAYVMGDRGAANEPPTEDDLRRMCALAREGIDAGALGFSTSRTLTHLAITGDPVPGTFAAEEELFALGGVLGAAGTGVFQLVPLGAGGERVDDPLGEITWMRRLSAAVGRPVTFGLFQNDNDPDGWRELLQIAEDAVRDGADLHPQVAGRPFGVVISLDSTHPFHKRPSYKRIAHLPAPERRAAMRDPALRERILGELPENADPRSALFPRGYARHFPMDATGPDYEPAADRSFDALARRTGHDPEALIYDFLASGETSGMIFRPLLGYTEYTLEPIREMLLHPQAVLGLSDAGAHCRLICDASTPTSMLTHWARDRGRGERLPLEFVVRKQTWEPARLYGLRDRGLLRPGYRADLNVIDFDRLALRSPEFVHDLPAGGGRLIQKADGYAATIVAGEITFRDGEPTGTLPGRLVRGTRRGPGGR
- a CDS encoding FkbM family methyltransferase, translated to MTVTDRTAWRAALDRRARTTGPGGLAQRLRHPVRTSYPSTRALRRRRHRGAGRPSTVRTFWGQEMTIALPEEVSVALRRRGFVDYDLTAFLLSHLRPGATVLDVGAHIGYYTVLAAALAGPGGTVRAFEPTPSTLTVLRRNAGRFPGARVVPAAVWSHRDELVLYDHGLGYSAYNSAFEARLPEAVRARIPSVPFTAETVALDDYVRAEGLAPDFVKIDAESAEAHVLAGMRDLLAGGRPVVSLEVGDLEVAGAPPSRTLVDTLTAAGYEPWELRDGTPVPHRPRDHYAYENLLFAPAGRWHTPQDPQEAGPPCTI
- a CDS encoding acyl carrier protein, translated to MTGDDGHRAMLARVRAGLARRLDEEPDLPWLGDTEPLAAAGVDSVLLISVIGELEQELDVSLPDDTVLESASLSSLARALSRGGRR